ATCCATCTTCTTTATTTCATCGATCACTCTGGCAAATTGGTTGGAACCCTCATCAGGCAAATCATCCCTGGTAACAGATGTTATTACAGCATATTTAAGTCCTAATCTTTTTACATACTCAGCTATCTTTTTCGGTTCCTCTACATCCACTTTTTCGGGTATTCCTTTATCGATACAACAAAACGTACAATTTCTGGTACAAACTTTGCCCAAAATTAAAAACGTAGCTGTATTATTTGCATAACACTCACACATATTGGGGCAAAAAGCTTCACGACATACGGTATTGATCCCGTTTTTTAAGAGATAACTGTTTATCCCTTCCCATTTTTCTATGTCTTTTATATCGGCGTAAAACATCAAATACCTCCGCTTTTATATTCCAATGCTATTAAATGCTCAAAATTTTTGCTAAATACCTTTTTTATTTCATCCAGCTCAAATTTATGTCCCTTTTCAGCCATCATGGATGTGACGCCCCTACCCACTATACCACAAGGAATTATGAGTTTAAAATAATCGAGATCTGTATTGACATTTAATGCAAAGCCATGATAAGTTACCCATCTATCTACGGCTATGCCAATAGCTGCAATTTTATTGTTTCCTACCCATATCCCTGGATATTCCGGGTCTTTAGTTGAATTTATTTTAAAATGTTTCAAAGTGTTTATAAGAGCGTCCTCGATGGTATCCAGATACCAGTGAAGGTCCTTCTTATACCTCCTGAGATTTATAATAGGATATCCTACCAGCTGGCCATATCCATGGTATGTGACATCACCGCCTCGGTCTATTCTCTGTACCGAAACACCCATCTCATCCAAGGTAGAACGTTCAGCCAGGATATGGCTTGGGCTGCCGTCGATCCCTATTGTTATAATATGTGGATGCTCAACAAAAACCATAAAATCATCATCGCCATTGTACGCTTTTTTAACCAGATCCCTTTGTATATCAAAAGTTTCGTTAAATGGCATGGTGCCAAGGTCTATTATTTTTAGCATAATCTCATCTCCACAAACATCAAGCCTTATGGATAGATTGCCCAAAAATATCTTTGATAGCTTCCATAATGGTCTCGCTCCTGGTGGGATGAGAATATACTACACTTCTTAAAGCCTCCACATCCATACCTGCTTGACAGGCCGTTGAAAGCGTGTGGATAAGTTCAGAAGCTCCACTACCTATAATCCATGCGCCAACTACTTCTCCTGTTTTTGATGCGATTACCTTTACAAATCCCTCTGTTTCTCCATAGGTTTTTGCTCTTCCGTTGTGTTCAAAGTCAAATCTGCCAATCCTTATCTCGCCAAATTTTTCTCTCGCCTGTTCTTCCGTATAACCAAAATAACCAATCTCAGGTTCCGTAAATACCGCCGCAGGTATCTTTGTATAATCTAGAGTTTGCATTTCGCCAAATATATTATCCACCGCCACCTCACCTTGAGCCGAAGCTACATGAGCTAGCATCATCTTACCGGTAACATCGCCTATAGCGTAAACACCGTCTACATTTGTCCTCATATATTCATCGACTTTAATAGCCTTCCCATCAAATTCCAACAAATCCGCAATCGGCCCTATATCCGTATTGAGC
This DNA window, taken from Caldanaerobius fijiensis DSM 17918, encodes the following:
- the lipB gene encoding lipoyl(octanoyl) transferase LipB, which gives rise to MLKIIDLGTMPFNETFDIQRDLVKKAYNGDDDFMVFVEHPHIITIGIDGSPSHILAERSTLDEMGVSVQRIDRGGDVTYHGYGQLVGYPIINLRRYKKDLHWYLDTIEDALINTLKHFKINSTKDPEYPGIWVGNNKIAAIGIAVDRWVTYHGFALNVNTDLDYFKLIIPCGIVGRGVTSMMAEKGHKFELDEIKKVFSKNFEHLIALEYKSGGI